ACCGGACTGCTCATCACGTCCGTCACCCGGATCGGAAACTCCATGTGAGTGAATCGGGACCGATCGACAAGAATCCACTCCGGTACGAGCGACCACACCGACGGCCAGTACCGCGGTCTAGAGCAGGACGACGAGCGCGACACCGACGATCGAGGTGGCGCCGAGCACGCCCGCGACGCTCTTTCCCACCCTCGCCGATCCCAGCGACCAGACGATGCCGACCTTGACGACCGTGTTCGTCACGAGGGCGAGGACGATTCCGGTCACGGCGACGGCTCCCTCGACGCTCCCCTCGAGCGCGAGCTTCCCCAGCGAGAGCGTTATCGCGTTCGCGTCGACCGTTCCGGAGAGCAACGCCGTCACGTAGACACCCGCCTCGCCGAACAGCGAGTTGAGCACGTCGACCCCGAGAAGGACCGCCGCGAAGAGGAGTCCGAAGACGAGCGCCGGTCGCACCCGAAACGGGTTGTCGAGGTCGACCGACGGCGCCCGATCCGCACGGATCCGGGCGAGGAGGGCGAGGGAGAGGAGCCCGCCGACGACCGTCATGCCGACCAGGGGAACCGCGAGCGGTGCGACGAGTCCCGGGTTGACGACCGCGATCAGGATCAGGACCCTGGGGAACATGGCGATCGAGGCGACCGCGGTCGCGAACGCACAGATCGGCGAGAGCTCCGGGGTGCGCCTCGCGTGGTCGGCCATCGCCATCGCCGTCGCGGTCGAGGAGACGAACCCGCCGAGCAGCCCCGTGAGCCCGATCCCCTTCGCCGGACCGAGGATCTTCGTGAGGACGTAGCCGAGGAAGGTGAGCCCCGAGACGAAGACGACCATCAGCCAGACGAACCGGGGGTTGAGCCCGAGCAGCACGTCCAGTTCCCGGTCGGGGAGCAGCGGGAGGACGACCAGGGCGATGATGAGGAACTTCAGGGCCGCTCTGAGCTCTTCCTGGCCGATGCGCCCGGCGAGGTCGTGCATCGGGTCCTTCACCGCGAGCATCGCCGCGGTGACGGTGCCGAGGACGACCGCCAGCGTGAGCCCCTCCTCCGAGTGGCCCGTCATCGCCCCGTAGACGAACGTGAGAACGGCCGCGACCGCCGTCGTCATTCCGACGTCACCCTCGAGCAGTATCTTGCCGACGTACGCGACGACGACCAGCACCAGGATCATCCCCAGTACGAGTGGGAGCAGCGACGGGAAGAACAGCTGCGTCAGTGCGCCGAGCAGCGCGATCAGTGGGAACGTCCGGACGCCCGCGAAGCTCCCGGCGGACTCGCTCTGCTGGCGCTCGAGGCCGATGAGGGCACCGACTCCGAGCGCGACGAAGAGCGCGACCGATCCCGCGGGCTCCATCGCCCGAACCCACGCCGTAACCGGGGAACTATGTACCGGTATAGAGCTCCCGATCCGGGACAGTCTCCGAGACCGGCGGACAGTATGGACCGTGCGGACGAGCGAGGGGACGCGGCCCGACCGACGGTTTTGTATCGACCACGCCCGAACCTCGGGTGATGGACGACCCGCTGTGGACCGAGCGACACGCGCCGACCCTGGAGGAGCTC
This region of Halalkalicoccus sp. CGA53 genomic DNA includes:
- a CDS encoding MgtC/SapB family protein, yielding MEPAGSVALFVALGVGALIGLERQQSESAGSFAGVRTFPLIALLGALTQLFFPSLLPLVLGMILVLVVVAYVGKILLEGDVGMTTAVAAVLTFVYGAMTGHSEEGLTLAVVLGTVTAAMLAVKDPMHDLAGRIGQEELRAALKFLIIALVVLPLLPDRELDVLLGLNPRFVWLMVVFVSGLTFLGYVLTKILGPAKGIGLTGLLGGFVSSTATAMAMADHARRTPELSPICAFATAVASIAMFPRVLILIAVVNPGLVAPLAVPLVGMTVVGGLLSLALLARIRADRAPSVDLDNPFRVRPALVFGLLFAAVLLGVDVLNSLFGEAGVYVTALLSGTVDANAITLSLGKLALEGSVEGAVAVTGIVLALVTNTVVKVGIVWSLGSARVGKSVAGVLGATSIVGVALVVLL